The following proteins are encoded in a genomic region of Thiomonas sp. X19:
- a CDS encoding NarK family nitrate/nitrite MFS transporter, producing MSRNLIIEWTPEDEAFWRRKGRNIALQNLWISIPALTLAFAVWMVWSVVVVKLPAVGFKFSTNQLFWLAALPGLFGATLRIFYSFMVPIFGGRRWTAISTASLLLPAIGIYFAVQNLSTSYSTFVILALLSGFGGGNFASSMANISFFFPRSKKGLGLGLNAGLGNLGVSLVQFVVPLVISIGIFGALGGGPQSVVQKGQTSHVWLQNAGLVWVPFIVVVSLAAWFGMHDLAEAEASFAEQAVIFKRKHTWVMSFLYTGTFGSFIGYSAGMPLLIKSQFPGINALDYAWLGPLVGALARPIGGWLADKLGGARVTFWNFILMALGALVVLVSLPHAHQGGNFIVFLWAFLILFATTGIGNGSTFRMIPVIFLTDRRRAAIGMDAAGQEQARKDANKESAAAIGFISAVAAYGAFYIPKTFGSSISLTGGPQAALYFFIAFYAMCTLLTWWQYSRKNAAVPC from the coding sequence ATGTCTAGAAATCTCATTATTGAGTGGACTCCTGAAGACGAAGCGTTTTGGCGCCGAAAGGGTCGGAATATTGCTCTACAAAATCTTTGGATTTCGATCCCTGCACTTACTTTGGCCTTTGCAGTCTGGATGGTGTGGTCGGTCGTCGTGGTGAAATTGCCAGCGGTTGGATTCAAGTTCTCGACCAATCAGTTGTTTTGGCTAGCTGCTCTTCCAGGCTTGTTCGGCGCCACGCTGCGAATCTTCTATTCTTTCATGGTGCCGATTTTTGGTGGCAGACGCTGGACGGCCATTTCTACTGCGTCCCTGCTGCTACCGGCAATCGGCATTTATTTTGCCGTGCAAAATCTTAGCACATCCTATTCCACATTTGTCATTCTAGCGCTGCTCAGTGGTTTCGGTGGAGGGAACTTTGCTTCATCAATGGCGAACATTAGTTTTTTCTTTCCAAGATCCAAAAAAGGCCTTGGGCTCGGCCTAAATGCCGGGCTGGGAAATCTTGGAGTTTCTCTGGTGCAATTCGTTGTGCCATTGGTAATTTCCATAGGCATTTTTGGCGCGCTTGGGGGTGGTCCACAGAGTGTCGTTCAAAAAGGGCAAACTAGCCATGTGTGGCTGCAAAATGCAGGCCTTGTTTGGGTGCCATTCATTGTCGTTGTCAGTCTAGCTGCATGGTTTGGCATGCATGACCTCGCTGAGGCGGAAGCTTCCTTTGCAGAGCAAGCTGTTATTTTTAAACGTAAACACACATGGGTTATGAGTTTCCTCTACACAGGCACGTTCGGCTCCTTCATTGGCTATTCGGCAGGCATGCCTCTACTAATCAAGTCGCAGTTTCCAGGCATTAACGCACTTGATTATGCTTGGCTCGGCCCCTTGGTCGGCGCGCTAGCGCGGCCTATTGGTGGCTGGTTGGCTGACAAATTGGGAGGGGCTCGCGTAACTTTTTGGAATTTTATCCTGATGGCCCTAGGAGCTCTTGTGGTGCTGGTTTCTCTGCCACACGCTCATCAGGGAGGCAATTTTATCGTTTTCCTGTGGGCTTTTTTAATATTGTTTGCTACGACCGGCATCGGCAACGGCTCAACCTTTCGCATGATCCCAGTAATTTTCCTTACAGATCGCAGACGTGCTGCTATTGGCATGGACGCCGCTGGGCAAGAACAAGCTCGCAAAGACGCAAACAAGGAGTCGGCGGCGGCCATTGGTTTCATTTCAGCGGTTGCCGCTTACGGTGCCTTCTACATCCCTAAGACCTTCGGCTCCTCGATTTCACTTACTGGTGGTCCCCAAGCTGCGCTTTATTTTTTCATTGCATTCTACGCTATGTGTACGCTATTAACTTGGTGGCAATACAGCCGCAAAAATGCCGCTGTTCCGTGCTGA
- the narI gene encoding respiratory nitrate reductase subunit gamma, giving the protein MSFRQALFTILPYVALTTLLVGSIYRYRMLGFKVTSLSSQFLESRKLFWGTQPFHWGILIVFLGHLAAFAVPQTILAWNGQPWRLLALEWTMFAFGLSAMFGLAALIVRRLSDARLRKVTSRMDVILYILLTFQLMTGLMIAYFDRWGTSWFSSSVTPYLRSIFILNPKVDAILALPDIVQLHILSAFVIFGLIPFTRLIHFTVFPLNYTWRPYQQVIWNWVGKNRRNARDLRVGVKPKNN; this is encoded by the coding sequence ATGAGTTTTCGACAAGCACTGTTCACGATACTGCCATATGTCGCTCTCACGACATTGCTGGTAGGGTCGATTTATCGCTATCGAATGCTGGGTTTTAAGGTGACGTCGCTGTCGTCGCAATTTCTGGAGAGTCGGAAATTGTTTTGGGGCACCCAACCATTTCATTGGGGGATACTCATTGTATTCCTTGGGCATTTGGCTGCATTCGCCGTTCCTCAAACTATTTTGGCATGGAACGGCCAACCATGGCGCCTGCTGGCTCTGGAGTGGACGATGTTTGCCTTCGGGCTGAGTGCAATGTTCGGCCTCGCGGCTTTGATCGTAAGGCGCTTGAGTGATGCGCGATTACGCAAGGTAACGAGCCGTATGGACGTAATACTCTATATTTTGCTGACTTTTCAGTTGATGACTGGGTTGATGATCGCTTATTTTGACAGATGGGGAACATCTTGGTTTTCATCGTCAGTAACACCTTATCTACGTTCGATTTTCATTTTGAATCCGAAAGTCGATGCGATCCTGGCTTTGCCTGATATTGTTCAACTGCACATATTGTCTGCTTTTGTAATTTTCGGATTAATTCCTTTCACACGCTTGATCCACTTCACAGTGTTCCCGTTGAATTACACATGGCGGCCGTATCAGCAGGTAATTTGGAATTGGGTTGGAAAAAATAGGCGGAACGCCAGGGATCTTAGGGTTGGCGTGAAGCCTAAGAATAATTGA
- the narH gene encoding nitrate reductase subunit beta, protein MDIRSQISMVFHLDKCIGCHTCSVACKNIWTDRKGAEYMWWNNVETKPGTGYPTRWEDQEVYKGGWEKIGDEIRPKSNKNKVITLKNITYNPDMPVMDDYYEPWTYKYSDLFDAPEGNDQPTARTISLVTGNPIDVKAGPNWDDDLGGTKDYARKDVNLEKLSPEEQEAMFQLERLTFMYLPRICNHCLNPTCVASCPSGALYKRGEDGIVLINQERCRGWRMCVTACPYKKTYYNWSTGKSEKCVLCYPRLEAGMAPACFHTCVGRIRYLGVMLYDAEKIESMASCDEQDLVNKHFDIYLDPFDPDVIKRAKECGIADSTIDAAQKSPVYKFVKQWGIALPLHPEFRTLPNLFYVPPLLPTMGKVTEGLYNTSTKSFWGGIENSRLPLEYLASLFSAGNVKQIETVLKKMMAVKIHRRRVTVGDLPEQEVTKAMQEAEMCEEMADAIFRLTTLALNEERFVIPAAHREEASELLEATDDRKGNVGFGFSDKPVRGL, encoded by the coding sequence ATGGATATCAGATCGCAAATTTCAATGGTGTTTCACCTTGATAAATGCATCGGCTGCCACACTTGTTCGGTTGCTTGCAAGAATATTTGGACCGACCGTAAGGGTGCGGAGTATATGTGGTGGAATAATGTTGAGACTAAACCTGGAACCGGATACCCAACGCGCTGGGAGGATCAGGAGGTCTATAAAGGTGGATGGGAGAAAATTGGAGATGAAATAAGGCCAAAAAGCAATAAAAATAAGGTCATTACCCTGAAAAACATCACCTACAATCCGGACATGCCGGTGATGGATGATTACTACGAACCATGGACTTACAAATATTCTGATCTGTTCGATGCGCCGGAAGGCAATGATCAGCCAACGGCAAGGACAATATCCTTGGTCACAGGCAATCCAATTGATGTTAAAGCGGGGCCGAATTGGGACGATGATCTTGGGGGGACAAAGGATTATGCACGCAAGGACGTCAATCTGGAAAAATTGAGTCCCGAAGAGCAGGAGGCTATGTTTCAGCTTGAACGCCTCACCTTTATGTATCTGCCGCGTATATGTAATCATTGCCTCAATCCAACTTGCGTCGCTTCGTGCCCTTCCGGAGCCCTGTATAAAAGGGGTGAGGATGGGATTGTGTTGATCAATCAGGAACGTTGCCGTGGTTGGCGAATGTGCGTTACAGCTTGTCCTTACAAAAAAACCTATTACAACTGGTCGACAGGAAAGTCTGAGAAGTGCGTGCTGTGTTACCCCCGCCTTGAAGCCGGCATGGCACCGGCTTGTTTTCACACATGTGTCGGGCGGATTCGGTATCTGGGCGTGATGCTCTATGACGCCGAGAAAATCGAGTCGATGGCGTCTTGTGATGAGCAGGACCTCGTTAACAAGCATTTCGATATTTATCTCGATCCCTTCGACCCAGATGTGATTAAAAGGGCAAAGGAATGCGGTATCGCAGACTCGACAATCGACGCCGCTCAAAAATCGCCGGTTTATAAATTTGTTAAGCAATGGGGAATCGCACTCCCACTCCACCCAGAATTTCGGACACTTCCTAATCTGTTTTACGTGCCGCCACTCCTGCCGACTATGGGCAAGGTCACTGAGGGGCTTTACAACACGTCCACGAAGTCTTTCTGGGGTGGGATCGAGAACTCGCGGCTGCCATTGGAATATCTGGCATCGCTGTTCTCTGCCGGTAACGTTAAGCAAATTGAGACTGTCTTGAAGAAGATGATGGCTGTCAAGATTCACCGCCGCAGAGTGACAGTTGGGGATCTTCCTGAGCAAGAAGTCACCAAGGCGATGCAAGAAGCGGAGATGTGCGAAGAGATGGCGGACGCCATATTCCGATTAACCACCTTGGCGCTGAACGAGGAGCGCTTCGTGATTCCGGCAGCGCATCGGGAGGAAGCGAGTGAATTGCTTGAAGCCACCGATGATCGTAAGGGCAATGTTGGATTTGGTTTTAGTGATAAGCCGGTTCGGGGTCTTTGA
- a CDS encoding nitrate reductase subunit alpha, which translates to MSWIKDIISPKTRSWEEFYRNRWQHDKVVRSTHGVNCTGGCSWNVHVKDGIVVYETQALDYPLLEKSLPPYEPRGCQRGISYSWYLYSPIRVKYPLMRGALLDLYREEKEKTRDPVLAWRNLQDDPVKRKRYQQARGKGGFRRVQWDEAMELISAASLHTVKKYGPDRLVGFSPIPAMSMLSFAAGSRFLQLMGGVLLSFYDWYCDLPPAFPEVWGEQTDVAESADWYNSKFTAVMGANLGMTRTPDVHFFSESRHNGTKTVVFSPDFSMVAKYADQWVPVHAGGDGAFWMAVTHVILTEWHHQKRTSYFIDYTKKYTDSPYLVELHANGEHYIPGKLLRANRIEKYKEQENGDWKFLNIDEQTGTLVMPKGSVGHRWDKAKGNWNTKFEDGLDDRSYDPLLTMLGKSDDVLPVEFTEYGLDRKALRGVPVRYVTTVSDERIPVATIYDLIMAHYGVDRGLGGDYPDDYNDKDAAYTPAWQEIFTGIGSETVLQFAREWARTAEMTNGKCTIIVGAGINHWFHGNLIYRAGMMALMLTGCVGVNGGGMNHYVGQEKLAPSDSWGSIMSARDWQSTTRLQQAPIWHYMNSDQWRYDGNQNEYNAAPSNDTTKLHTADFIVKAVRNGWLPFFPQFNVNNFELVEQARQAGASTDEEIKNYVLEKLKLTEVRYSVTDPDAEINWPRVWFIWRGNAIGTSAKGHEYFLDHYLGTHHNHIADEAAKGKVKDVKWRDAAVSGKMDLIIDLNFRMDTSALYSDIVLPTASWYEKDDLNSTDMHSFIHPLSAAIPPVWESKTDWNIFRDLANVVSEMAKKHMPEPVTDIVMSALSHDTADEIAQPKMLDWTKGECEPVLGKSMHKLALEDRDYTQIYNKFITLGPNVRAKGLGAHGNQYDCADFYDKMLENKDHIQTIQGKHYPSLKEDTEAIEAVLYLSSATNGELAQRAYKNAEIKTGLKLSHLSEASKGVLINNRDLKTQPRRLINTPVWSGLMDDGRAYSGFTYNVEHKVPWRTLTGRQHFYLDHDGYIAFGEHLPTFKPSPTPEAYGDLRQSVNDGKAKMLNVLTPHGKWHIHSTYGDTLRMLTLSRGMEPCWLSEADAESLGIQDNDWVEVYNDHGVYCTRAAVSARIPSGVCIVYHAVERTYSVPKSQIRGGKRAGMNNSITRVHLKPNLCVGGYGQFTYHLNYWGPVGVNRDTHVLVRKMETVNF; encoded by the coding sequence ATGAGCTGGATCAAAGACATTATTTCGCCAAAAACAAGATCTTGGGAAGAGTTTTATCGGAATCGTTGGCAGCACGATAAAGTTGTGCGCAGCACACATGGCGTCAATTGCACAGGAGGTTGTTCCTGGAACGTGCATGTGAAAGATGGAATTGTCGTCTATGAAACACAGGCCTTAGATTACCCGCTGCTCGAAAAATCACTTCCACCTTATGAACCGCGTGGCTGTCAGCGAGGCATTTCTTATTCTTGGTACCTCTACAGCCCGATCCGCGTCAAATATCCCCTGATGCGAGGAGCCTTACTCGATCTTTATCGCGAAGAAAAAGAGAAAACCCGTGACCCAGTCCTGGCTTGGCGGAACCTGCAGGATGATCCGGTAAAGCGCAAGCGTTATCAACAGGCACGCGGTAAGGGCGGCTTTCGCCGCGTGCAGTGGGATGAGGCGATGGAGTTGATCAGCGCCGCATCGCTGCACACAGTCAAAAAATATGGCCCTGACCGCCTTGTCGGGTTCTCACCGATTCCGGCGATGTCGATGCTGAGTTTCGCCGCAGGGTCGCGTTTCCTGCAATTGATGGGCGGAGTGCTGCTGAGTTTTTACGATTGGTATTGCGACCTACCCCCGGCCTTTCCCGAAGTTTGGGGCGAGCAGACGGACGTGGCCGAAAGCGCCGACTGGTACAACTCGAAATTCACGGCTGTCATGGGAGCCAATCTCGGGATGACGCGCACACCCGACGTCCATTTTTTTTCGGAATCGCGTCATAACGGTACCAAGACGGTCGTATTTTCCCCCGACTTCAGCATGGTGGCGAAATATGCGGACCAATGGGTCCCGGTGCATGCAGGGGGAGATGGGGCTTTCTGGATGGCTGTGACGCACGTCATTCTGACGGAATGGCATCATCAAAAGCGGACATCTTATTTTATCGATTACACAAAAAAGTATACAGATAGTCCCTATCTGGTTGAGTTGCATGCCAATGGTGAGCATTACATCCCAGGCAAACTACTCCGCGCGAACAGGATCGAAAAATATAAGGAACAGGAAAATGGCGATTGGAAATTTCTAAACATTGATGAACAGACCGGCACACTGGTGATGCCGAAGGGAAGTGTCGGACATCGTTGGGACAAAGCGAAAGGAAACTGGAACACCAAGTTCGAGGATGGGCTCGACGACCGAAGCTATGACCCCCTGCTCACGATGCTCGGCAAGAGCGACGACGTGTTGCCAGTTGAGTTCACTGAGTATGGGTTGGATCGTAAGGCTTTGCGTGGCGTCCCGGTCAGGTATGTGACAACGGTTTCTGACGAGCGCATACCCGTTGCCACGATCTACGACCTCATCATGGCTCACTACGGAGTCGATCGTGGCCTGGGTGGCGATTACCCGGACGACTACAACGATAAGGATGCTGCTTATACGCCAGCATGGCAGGAAATTTTCACAGGCATTGGGTCAGAAACAGTGTTGCAATTTGCTCGTGAATGGGCTCGCACTGCGGAGATGACGAATGGCAAATGCACCATCATTGTCGGTGCTGGTATCAACCACTGGTTTCACGGTAATTTGATCTATCGAGCAGGAATGATGGCGCTCATGCTGACCGGATGTGTCGGCGTTAATGGCGGGGGGATGAATCATTATGTTGGCCAGGAAAAACTTGCGCCTTCAGACTCATGGGGAAGCATCATGTCAGCGCGCGACTGGCAGAGCACAACACGACTTCAACAAGCGCCTATTTGGCATTACATGAATTCTGATCAGTGGCGCTATGACGGCAATCAGAACGAATACAACGCGGCGCCGAGTAACGATACGACGAAACTGCATACCGCAGATTTTATTGTGAAGGCCGTGCGAAATGGCTGGCTTCCGTTTTTCCCCCAATTCAACGTGAACAACTTTGAATTGGTGGAGCAAGCGCGCCAAGCTGGGGCCAGCACCGATGAGGAAATCAAGAATTACGTCCTAGAAAAACTGAAATTAACCGAGGTGCGATATTCAGTGACCGATCCGGATGCCGAAATCAATTGGCCGCGCGTATGGTTTATTTGGCGCGGCAATGCAATCGGCACCAGTGCAAAGGGCCACGAATATTTTCTCGATCATTATTTGGGAACGCACCATAATCACATTGCTGATGAGGCGGCGAAAGGTAAAGTCAAAGATGTCAAATGGCGTGACGCCGCAGTCAGTGGAAAAATGGATCTGATTATCGACCTGAATTTCAGAATGGACACGTCAGCGCTTTATTCAGACATCGTGCTACCCACAGCCTCGTGGTACGAAAAGGATGATCTGAATTCTACCGATATGCATTCATTCATTCACCCGCTAAGCGCGGCAATTCCACCCGTTTGGGAATCAAAGACAGACTGGAATATTTTCCGGGACCTCGCAAACGTTGTGAGCGAGATGGCAAAGAAACATATGCCGGAGCCGGTCACCGATATTGTGATGTCAGCGCTCTCGCATGACACGGCCGACGAAATTGCTCAGCCAAAGATGCTTGACTGGACAAAGGGTGAATGCGAGCCGGTGCTGGGCAAGTCTATGCACAAACTCGCATTGGAAGATCGAGATTACACGCAGATTTATAATAAATTTATTACGCTCGGACCTAACGTGCGTGCAAAAGGCTTGGGCGCGCACGGAAATCAGTATGACTGCGCCGATTTCTATGACAAGATGCTCGAAAACAAAGATCATATACAGACAATTCAAGGCAAGCACTATCCCTCTCTTAAGGAGGATACCGAAGCAATCGAGGCTGTTCTTTATCTCTCATCTGCGACAAACGGAGAGCTGGCGCAACGTGCCTATAAAAATGCAGAGATTAAAACTGGGTTAAAGCTATCTCATTTGAGTGAGGCCTCAAAAGGCGTGCTGATCAATAATCGCGACCTGAAAACGCAGCCCCGACGCCTAATCAATACACCAGTCTGGTCGGGCCTGATGGACGATGGCCGGGCTTATTCAGGATTCACCTATAACGTCGAACACAAGGTGCCTTGGCGCACATTGACAGGGCGCCAGCATTTTTATCTGGATCATGACGGTTATATTGCGTTCGGCGAGCATTTGCCAACATTTAAGCCGTCGCCTACGCCAGAGGCTTATGGAGACTTACGCCAATCAGTGAACGATGGTAAGGCAAAAATGTTGAATGTGCTGACACCACATGGGAAATGGCATATTCACTCGACCTATGGTGACACACTACGGATGTTGACGCTTTCCCGCGGCATGGAGCCTTGTTGGTTGAGTGAGGCAGACGCCGAAAGTCTAGGAATTCAAGACAACGATTGGGTCGAAGTCTATAACGACCATGGCGTTTATTGCACCCGCGCTGCGGTGAGCGCACGAATCCCATCGGGAGTTTGCATTGTCTATCACGCTGTTGAGCGCACTTATAGCGTGCCGAAGTCCCAGATCAGAGGTGGAAAGCGAGCTGGAATGAACAACAGCATCACGCGTGTGCATTTGAAACCGAATCTCTGCGTTGGCGGTTATGGCCAGTTTACCTACCATCTCAACTATTGGGGCCCGGTGGGGGTCAATCGCGATACCCATGTGCTGGTCAGGAAAATGGAAACAGTCAACTTCTAA
- a CDS encoding cytochrome c, translating to MAKAYRPSHSSPQQEKFMRGLSYQHVARAKAEPHQHLWMSGAFVLLVAMYLVNMTQAFADTGKAIFEQRCAQCHTIGGGKLVGPDLKDIETSRKTDWLLHFIQSPQRVIQSGDSAAKSLAAQYGMVMPDQALSSTEIRGILAYISQASQGAIHVSAPLTTTPAAAAQPSSLQIMAGSRLFTGQTRLTHGGAACISCHDVNNSTIGIAGGKLAVGLTGIYGTIGADGIKAMITSPPFAPMAIAYKDHPVTTVETVQLIAFLQAANTSKATQAGTRVANHMLAAGGLGMLAILAVMNLIWIRRKRVSTKHLIYARQVKTH from the coding sequence GTGGCCAAGGCCTATCGTCCAAGTCATTCAAGTCCGCAGCAGGAGAAATTCATGAGAGGGTTGTCGTATCAACACGTGGCCCGCGCCAAGGCAGAACCTCACCAGCATTTATGGATGAGCGGGGCCTTCGTATTGCTGGTTGCGATGTATCTGGTGAACATGACCCAGGCTTTTGCCGATACCGGTAAGGCCATTTTCGAGCAGCGCTGTGCTCAATGTCACACGATCGGTGGCGGAAAGCTGGTTGGGCCGGATTTGAAGGACATCGAGACAAGCCGCAAGACAGACTGGCTGTTGCATTTCATTCAATCCCCCCAGCGGGTGATTCAGAGTGGTGATTCGGCGGCGAAATCGCTTGCCGCCCAATACGGCATGGTGATGCCAGATCAAGCGCTGTCCAGCACTGAAATCCGTGGCATCCTGGCCTACATTTCCCAAGCTTCTCAAGGTGCAATCCATGTCTCGGCACCGCTGACGACCACGCCCGCTGCAGCCGCACAGCCAAGTTCTTTACAGATCATGGCAGGCTCCAGGCTTTTCACCGGGCAAACGCGGCTTACCCATGGCGGTGCAGCGTGCATCTCTTGTCATGACGTCAACAACTCCACGATCGGTATCGCCGGTGGAAAGCTTGCCGTTGGCCTAACGGGGATCTACGGAACCATCGGCGCCGACGGCATCAAGGCCATGATCACCTCGCCCCCTTTTGCGCCGATGGCTATCGCCTATAAGGATCATCCTGTCACGACTGTAGAAACAGTGCAGTTAATTGCCTTCCTGCAGGCGGCAAATACATCCAAAGCAACGCAAGCAGGAACGCGTGTCGCGAACCACATGCTCGCAGCAGGGGGCTTGGGGATGCTTGCGATTTTGGCGGTCATGAATCTGATTTGGATCAGGCGAAAAAGAGTTAGCACCAAGCATTTGATTTATGCGCGCCAGGTCAAGACACATTGA
- a CDS encoding histidine kinase: MIRLHRQFWGQSLLARLARMLLLIALLSLTSLISSLVIADSARGEASAINIAGSLRMKTYRAVAMLDAVPARSGPDQISNLEASLGDFEATLASPTLTQFIPSDELDRRAHAYRSMLAIWQQRMRPLLIAAANTSRFGPETRQSEQARAALLTQARSFVTTINDLVTLLQENVEAKLALLRLIQGIAITAVFVGIAATIYVTRAEVLVPLKELQEATKKIRRQDLSVRVAQYAANDLDGLGLSFNLMAEDLDKLYQNLERKVAEKTESLARSNKSLELLYRSIGRLYPSAINSGTHLALLNDFEKAIGVGHGLVCLAADAKHSDTQTSLKFTAGSHQLCQISNCSDCHGTRTIRWREFEHEHLRALALPLHDANTSYGVLQWVIPAEQDLDPWQIQLLEALSTHMGIAIGEAMRAEQSKRWSVYEERAILARELHDSLAQSLSYMRIQVCRLKAVVQAKDPAQIDLIMASLDDGLAHAYHHLRELLSTFRVKAEDNLTIALEKAAAEFSLRGSVAIRTQVDPAIFPLSPNEEINLLQITREALANAIQHAKPNHIDVSLHGGENGTVQLIIDDDGIGVGEKAAKIGHHGLLIMHERANHIRAKISIANKPQGGTRVAVQLTPSALINSIRIVPSTEHEFNT; this comes from the coding sequence ATGATTCGCTTGCACCGGCAGTTCTGGGGACAGTCGCTGTTGGCGCGGCTGGCGCGAATGCTCCTTCTCATCGCGCTCCTCTCCCTGACGAGTTTGATCAGTTCCCTAGTCATCGCCGACAGCGCACGTGGCGAAGCCTCCGCCATCAACATTGCTGGGTCGTTGCGGATGAAAACCTACCGCGCGGTCGCAATGCTCGATGCAGTGCCCGCGCGCAGCGGCCCCGATCAAATCAGCAATTTAGAGGCATCACTCGGCGATTTCGAAGCCACGTTGGCCTCACCGACCCTCACCCAATTCATTCCATCCGATGAACTCGACCGGCGTGCACATGCCTACCGCAGCATGCTCGCGATCTGGCAGCAGCGGATGCGCCCTTTGCTCATCGCCGCGGCCAACACATCACGATTCGGGCCCGAAACCCGACAAAGCGAGCAAGCTCGGGCTGCGCTTTTGACGCAAGCACGGAGTTTCGTCACGACGATCAATGATCTGGTCACCTTGCTGCAGGAAAACGTCGAAGCAAAACTCGCGTTGCTGCGGCTCATCCAAGGCATCGCCATCACCGCTGTTTTCGTCGGCATTGCGGCCACGATCTATGTCACTCGCGCAGAGGTTCTCGTCCCCCTGAAAGAACTCCAGGAGGCCACCAAAAAGATACGCAGGCAAGATCTCTCGGTGCGCGTCGCCCAGTACGCCGCAAACGACCTCGACGGACTCGGCCTGTCGTTCAATTTAATGGCAGAAGATCTCGACAAGCTCTATCAGAATCTCGAACGTAAGGTCGCGGAGAAAACAGAATCCCTGGCGCGCAGCAACAAGTCGCTCGAGTTGCTCTATCGGTCGATCGGGCGCCTCTATCCCAGCGCAATTAATTCGGGCACACATCTGGCCTTGCTGAACGACTTCGAGAAAGCCATCGGCGTCGGCCACGGTCTCGTCTGCCTTGCTGCCGACGCTAAACACAGTGATACCCAAACATCACTCAAATTCACTGCGGGCAGTCACCAACTGTGCCAGATCTCGAATTGTTCGGACTGCCACGGAACCCGTACCATACGCTGGCGCGAATTCGAACATGAGCATTTGCGCGCGCTTGCACTCCCTCTGCACGATGCCAACACCAGTTACGGGGTTCTCCAGTGGGTCATCCCTGCCGAGCAGGACCTGGATCCCTGGCAGATTCAATTACTAGAGGCCCTCTCGACCCACATGGGAATCGCGATCGGCGAGGCCATGCGCGCCGAACAGTCGAAGCGATGGTCTGTCTACGAGGAACGTGCGATCCTAGCCCGTGAACTTCACGATTCACTTGCGCAATCGCTGTCGTATATGAGAATCCAGGTATGCCGGTTAAAAGCCGTGGTGCAGGCCAAGGATCCCGCGCAAATTGATCTCATCATGGCTTCGCTCGACGACGGCTTGGCCCATGCCTACCACCACCTTCGCGAGCTACTGTCGACTTTCCGTGTGAAAGCTGAAGACAATCTGACGATCGCACTCGAAAAGGCTGCGGCCGAGTTTTCTCTCCGCGGCTCCGTTGCCATCCGCACCCAAGTAGACCCAGCCATTTTCCCGCTAAGCCCTAACGAGGAAATCAACCTGCTGCAAATCACAAGAGAAGCCCTCGCAAACGCGATTCAACACGCTAAACCGAACCATATCGATGTGAGTTTGCATGGGGGCGAAAACGGCACTGTTCAACTCATCATTGATGATGATGGGATTGGCGTTGGCGAAAAGGCCGCAAAGATTGGCCACCATGGGCTGCTCATCATGCACGAGCGCGCTAACCACATCCGCGCCAAAATATCCATCGCGAATAAGCCTCAAGGCGGAACCAGAGTTGCCGTGCAATTGACACCCAGCGCCCTTATCAACTCCATTCGAATCGTCCCCAGCACCGAGCATGAATTCAATACATGA
- a CDS encoding response regulator, producing MVIIDDHPLFRQGLKDLIAMASERLVVVGEADNGKDGLELVRRLKPTLVLLDLHMKGISGLDTLRELKAVYPGITTIMVTVSDDAENLTAALRAGADGYLLKDMAPEALLASILKTSETGVMTLSDNLVNLLVVSLREDLLSKTKETAKLTPQEFNVLAHLKEGKSNKQIARDLDIAEGTVKIHVKRILKKINVNSRTQAAVWAVGNI from the coding sequence GTGGTGATCATCGATGATCATCCGTTATTCCGACAAGGGCTGAAAGACCTGATCGCGATGGCGAGCGAACGGCTTGTTGTCGTTGGCGAGGCAGACAACGGGAAAGACGGTCTGGAACTTGTGCGTCGGTTGAAACCCACGTTGGTCCTGCTCGATCTTCATATGAAAGGCATAAGTGGCCTCGACACGCTGAGAGAGCTCAAGGCCGTTTATCCGGGCATCACGACGATCATGGTTACGGTATCCGATGATGCCGAAAATCTGACTGCAGCGCTGCGTGCGGGCGCTGATGGTTACCTGCTCAAGGACATGGCACCGGAAGCCTTGCTCGCCAGCATCCTCAAGACATCCGAGACCGGTGTGATGACTCTGAGCGACAATTTAGTTAATTTATTAGTCGTGTCGCTACGTGAAGATCTTTTATCCAAGACGAAAGAGACCGCAAAATTGACACCACAAGAGTTTAATGTGCTCGCCCACCTCAAAGAAGGGAAGAGTAATAAACAGATAGCTCGAGACCTGGATATTGCCGAGGGAACCGTCAAGATTCACGTCAAACGCATTCTCAAAAAAATCAATGTTAATTCACGCACGCAAGCTGCCGTATGGGCCGTTGGAAACATCTGA